The Pirellulales bacterium genome includes a window with the following:
- a CDS encoding VWA domain-containing protein, producing the protein MIVLTSLVLAGDFASAAGPLKEKGVTGMVDAGFEDGDIIAKIEKDGIDFAVDDAAIERLKSAGITDAVIEALKTAANQPAIPGKQLVTFESVLSLLENGVDSDLIVVRLRKSGATFVLSSEQEKQLLAAGATDALLTAMKSRDKDADTAEPISDLAIVLDVSASMQEPTPDGRPKVEVAKEVVSGLIRQLPEGLNTAVVVYGHAPGCSAVKVLRNLKELKDAEKTDLIAAIQGLPAVGNTPIALALKQVGQQFANRKTYCGVVLITDGLESCNGDPSAEASRLAENPMFRFGINVVGFGLKPQESAATAEIAAAGKGRYYDAKNSEELSTAISEVTTRIGKGIEPAPFNPEAPKGRRAIVVLKPAIAMPSMKEIVLCELGASDGTLYAYDINKVTQYGEELRQPSADKVDVWWVPTEGMPVKMVAELENAEREVKQLQPEDYLGLIRVTTENRPLNTRIVVTTDDASPGTLYAYDVQEITGYNKDLVVPVGTYKLWVVEPDQKPMLLEESLQVRGGQVTVVEN; encoded by the coding sequence GTGATTGTCCTGACATCGCTGGTTTTGGCTGGAGATTTCGCCAGTGCAGCGGGGCCGCTGAAGGAGAAGGGCGTCACAGGGATGGTTGACGCGGGATTCGAGGATGGCGACATCATCGCCAAGATTGAAAAAGATGGCATCGACTTCGCGGTCGATGACGCCGCGATTGAGCGGCTGAAGTCCGCAGGCATCACCGATGCCGTGATTGAGGCCTTAAAGACGGCCGCCAATCAGCCTGCGATTCCGGGCAAACAACTGGTCACCTTTGAAAGCGTTCTATCGCTGCTTGAGAATGGCGTTGACTCAGATTTGATTGTTGTGCGACTGCGCAAATCGGGCGCGACATTTGTGCTCAGCAGTGAGCAAGAGAAGCAATTGCTCGCTGCGGGTGCAACCGATGCACTTCTTACCGCGATGAAGTCGCGTGACAAGGACGCTGATACGGCAGAGCCCATCAGTGATCTGGCGATCGTCCTTGATGTCTCGGCTAGCATGCAGGAGCCCACCCCGGACGGACGGCCCAAGGTCGAAGTAGCCAAGGAGGTCGTCAGTGGACTTATTCGGCAATTGCCCGAAGGACTGAATACCGCAGTCGTCGTCTATGGCCATGCCCCAGGCTGCTCGGCTGTCAAAGTGCTGCGGAACCTCAAAGAGTTAAAGGACGCAGAAAAGACCGATTTGATTGCGGCGATCCAAGGCCTTCCGGCTGTCGGCAACACACCCATTGCGTTGGCTTTGAAGCAGGTTGGGCAGCAGTTTGCCAATCGCAAGACCTATTGCGGAGTCGTGTTGATTACTGATGGATTGGAAAGCTGCAATGGTGACCCTTCGGCCGAGGCGAGCCGACTGGCCGAGAACCCGATGTTTCGTTTTGGAATCAACGTGGTTGGCTTCGGATTGAAGCCTCAAGAGAGCGCAGCCACCGCCGAGATTGCCGCCGCCGGCAAGGGACGCTACTACGACGCCAAGAACAGCGAAGAATTGAGTACGGCGATCAGCGAGGTGACTACGCGGATCGGCAAGGGAATTGAGCCCGCACCGTTCAACCCCGAGGCACCGAAGGGACGGCGCGCCATCGTAGTGCTCAAGCCGGCGATCGCCATGCCGTCGATGAAAGAGATCGTCTTGTGTGAGCTAGGCGCGAGCGATGGAACGCTTTATGCGTACGACATCAACAAAGTCACCCAATATGGCGAGGAACTGCGACAACCCTCGGCAGACAAGGTGGACGTGTGGTGGGTTCCCACAGAGGGAATGCCCGTCAAGATGGTCGCCGAGCTTGAAAACGCCGAACGGGAGGTTAAGCAGCTTCAACCCGAAGATTACCTCGGCTTGATTCGTGTGACCACTGAGAATCGACCGCTGAACACTCGCATCGTTGTGACCACCGACGATGCAAGTCCCGGCACCTTGTACGCCTACGATGTTCAGGAAATCACGGGTTACAACAAAGACTTAGTCGTCCCCGTCGGAACCTATAAAC